The following is a genomic window from Sutcliffiella horikoshii.
ACAAAAGACAAGAATCGGTGGCGTAAATCGCTATGACACTGCTGCTGCAATTGCCGGATTTTCGGATTAGACAATGGCCATCTTGTTGTAGCAACAGGCTATGACTTTGCAGATGCTCTCTCTGGATCTGCGTATGCGGTGAAGACTGTAATTTCGAGTGAGAGTACATTATTTCCTCTGGGTCTCCAAATAGGCCAGTAAACTCGTAACTTCTCTGCTTGAACTAAAAACATTTTTACCAAATAAGGAAGTTCCACTATTAAAATCTAATGAATTTTAGTTGTCAAATGGCGGCTCCACTATTCTTCTGTTAATATTAAAATTGCACGGGTAAGCAAAGGAATGTTATCGCTACTTGACTCTTTAAGCAATTTTTCCTTACAGATGTAATGTTTTTCAATTATTTAAGATGTTTCATTTGAATAGGAAATTACTTCTGTATAGGCTATAATTGCTCTTTTACGAAAGCTTGACTTCTTTTTTGTGATTTTTCTTATACAGGGAACCATTTTTATCTGTTATGGAGGTCAAGTACGATAAATTAAAGAAGTAATTCTATCATACGAAACAGACTTCTTGCTACCTAGTATTCCATAACTACACAGAAATTCAAGTTTGGTTTTCCTCTCAAACTATGAGGCAACAAATCCATAAACCTGCTGTTATCTATTCTATCTTTTTACAGAATAGAAAATCATTTATAGGTTTATTACTTTTGGGAAAAAGATTCCGGTTTAATGAAGAAAATAGAAATAAGGTATAACTCATCAGCAGATATCAGAAGATACTATGGTCCGTTTTCGGAAAGCATTTGCCAAAGGTGACTATGTCGGATTAGAAGTAGTGAACACGGTTTATCACATCGTATGATGTGATTGTAAGAATGTAGACCCAAAAAGCAACCTTGGACATTTGTAGTAATATTAGAAAGGATTAGACTTTAAATTATTGAATAACACACTAACTAAGTTAACAACAAAAGTAAGTTATACACTTAAAACTACGATTTAAATCCATAAAGGTTGAGGGACCTGTCCCTCAACCCCAATGTTGGTTTAATATAATTCAAATCTACTTGTTAATGATTCTACTCGTTTGCTTGCTTTTATTAATATTTTTTTGTCTTCTGGGTTTCTTAGTGTAACAGAGATTATTGATGCTATTTCTTTCATCTCTTCACGTTCAAATCCTCTTGAGGTTACTGCTGCTGTTCCTATTCTTATACCACTTGTAACAAACGGGCTTTCTGTATCGAAGGGAATTGTGTTTTTGTTAACGGTTATACCTACTTCATCTAAGACTACTTCTGCAACTTTTCCTGTTATGGCTAAAGATCTTAAATCCAGTAGGAGAAGGTGGTTGTCTGTTCCACCAGAGAGTAGCTCTATCCCCTCTTTTTTCAGACACTCACCTAAGTATTTGGCATTTTCAATAACTTTCTGTGCGTATTCCGAGAAATTTGGTTGAAGTGCTTCTCCAAATGCTACTGCTTTTGCTGCGATTACATGCATTAAAGGGCCACCTTGTAAGCCAGGGAAAATTGCTTTATCTATTTTCTTTGCATACTTATCTTTACAAAGAATCATCCCGCCACGAGGTCCTCTAAGTGTTTTATGGGTTGTGGTAGTCACAAAGTCTGCAAAGGGTACCGGGTTTTCATGTAGACCAGCAGCTACCAGACCTGCAATATGTGCCATATCAACCATTAGTAGTGCTCCAACTTCATCAGCAATTTCTCGGAAGCGTTTGAAGTCGATACTTCTTGGATAAGCGCTAGCTCCTGCTACAATTAGTTTAGGTTGATGCTTAATTGATTTTTCTCTAACATCTTCATAATCAATTAATTGAGAGTCCTGATCAACTCCGTACTCGACGAAATTGTATTGTACTCCACTGAAATTCACAGGACTACCGTGTGTTAAATGACCACCATGAGAGAGGTTCATCCCAAGGACTGTATCGCCATGTTCAAGGACAGTAAAGTAGACAGCCATGTTTGCTTGAGCTCCAGAGTGTGGTTGAACGTTAGCATGTTCAGCATGAAAAAGCTCCTTGGCACGACTTATAGCTAATTCTTCTGCGACATCAACATGCTCACATCCTCCGTAATATCTTCTACCTGGATAGCCTTCTGCATATTTATTTGTCATAATGGAACCTTGTGCTTCCATTACAGCTTTACTCACAAAGTTCTCTGAAGCTATTAATTCTATTTTTCTTCTCTGACGAAGCAACTCATCTTGTATTGCATTATATATTGCTGAGTCTTGTTGTTTTAAATTCATAGATATATCACCTGTCTTTGAGTATTTTACTTTTTATATGTCAATTGGAATTCTCTTTTTTCCTTTTACTGGCTGATAAAACTGTCTGATATAATAGTGTTGCGATAGTAATTGGACCTACCCCACCTGGAACTGGGGTTATCGCACTCGCCTTTTCCAAACAAGACTCAAAATCCACATCTCCTACATTTCCTCCATTATAGCCGGCGTCAATGACAACTGCTCCCTCTTTTATCCAACTTCCTTTAACAAAGTTGGGCTTTCCAACTGCTGCAATAACTATATCAGCAGTTGAGACAATCTGTTCCAAACCTTCTGTATAGGAATGACATATCGTGACAGTAGCATTTGCATTTAGCAATAATGATGCCATAGGTTTTCCTAGGATAGGACTTCTGCCGATTACCACTGCATGTTTTCCTTCTACTTGAATTTTATAATGTTTCAGTAGTTTCATAATTGCCGCTGGTGTACAGGATGGATTTGCATCCATGCCCAGTGCCATATTCCCAAATCCGGTAGTTGTTACTCCGTCTACATCCTTATCTATATGTATTTTATTAAATGCATCTCTTTCATCTAGATGAGAGGGAATTGGGTGTTGTAGCAAGATACCATCTACTTCTTGATCATGATTTAGTTTTCTAATTAGTTCTAATAACTCTTCTTGAGTAGTTTCAGTGTTAAGATGATATGAAATGGAATCGATTCCAACTCTTGCACAAGCTTTTACCTTCATCCTTACATAAGTCTCGGATGAGGGATTGTTACCTACTAATATAGTTGCTAACTTAGGTACTACTTTTGTTCTTGCAAGCTCTTCCTTAATATTTTTCTCTAATATCAATACTATTGGTCTACCTAGTAATAACAAATTATCTCTCCTTTATTATCAATTGCTTTCTAAGAAAAATGCCAGATTAAAGGACTCTTCAACAATGATATGTTAAAGAGTCCTTTTTTTGAATCAATCCCTACTAAAAATATCTCTAGTGTATACCTTATCCTTAACTTCCACTAAATCCTTAGACAATCGATTTGCTACAATGACATCTGATATCTTCTTAAATGCCTCGAAATCATTGACTACTCTTGAGTTATAGAAACGCTCTTCACTTAGGGCAGGCTCATACACAACTACTTCAATTCCTTTTGCTTTGATACGCTTCATAACGCCTTGTATGGCAGACTGTCTAAAGTTATCGGAATCCATCTTCATGGTAAGCCTATAGATACCTACAATCTTTGGGTTTCTTTGAATAATCATTTCGGCAATATGGTCCTTTCGGGTTCTATTTGCATCTACAATAGCCGTCATGATATTATTTGGCACGTCTTCATAGTTAGCCAGCAGCTGTTTCGTATCCTTAGGGAGGCAATACCCACCATATCCAAACGAAGGATTATTATAATGACTGCCTATTCTCGGGTCAAGCCCTACTCCATCAATAATTTGCTGGGTATTCAAATCCCGAATCTCAGCGTAAGAATCCAATTCATTAAAAAAA
Proteins encoded in this region:
- a CDS encoding bifunctional 5,10-methylenetetrahydrofolate dehydrogenase/5,10-methenyltetrahydrofolate cyclohydrolase; its protein translation is MLLLGRPIVLILEKNIKEELARTKVVPKLATILVGNNPSSETYVRMKVKACARVGIDSISYHLNTETTQEELLELIRKLNHDQEVDGILLQHPIPSHLDERDAFNKIHIDKDVDGVTTTGFGNMALGMDANPSCTPAAIMKLLKHYKIQVEGKHAVVIGRSPILGKPMASLLLNANATVTICHSYTEGLEQIVSTADIVIAAVGKPNFVKGSWIKEGAVVIDAGYNGGNVGDVDFESCLEKASAITPVPGGVGPITIATLLYQTVLSASKRKKENSN
- the glyA gene encoding serine hydroxymethyltransferase codes for the protein MNLKQQDSAIYNAIQDELLRQRRKIELIASENFVSKAVMEAQGSIMTNKYAEGYPGRRYYGGCEHVDVAEELAISRAKELFHAEHANVQPHSGAQANMAVYFTVLEHGDTVLGMNLSHGGHLTHGSPVNFSGVQYNFVEYGVDQDSQLIDYEDVREKSIKHQPKLIVAGASAYPRSIDFKRFREIADEVGALLMVDMAHIAGLVAAGLHENPVPFADFVTTTTHKTLRGPRGGMILCKDKYAKKIDKAIFPGLQGGPLMHVIAAKAVAFGEALQPNFSEYAQKVIENAKYLGECLKKEGIELLSGGTDNHLLLLDLRSLAITGKVAEVVLDEVGITVNKNTIPFDTESPFVTSGIRIGTAAVTSRGFEREEMKEIASIISVTLRNPEDKKILIKASKRVESLTSRFELY